The following proteins are encoded in a genomic region of Galbibacter sp. BG1:
- a CDS encoding NAD(P)/FAD-dependent oxidoreductase, with translation MQKNIVIIGGGIVGLSSAYYLHKAGHDVTVIDKGTISEGASFVNAGYITPSHIIPLASPGMIAKGIKWMFNSSSPFYMKPRWDADFFKWSWYFHKSSTKEKVTKAIPVIKDINLLSRDLYKEMLRSEDLGPFHLEQNGLLMLYKTEKAGASEMAVAEKAAFEGLEVRHLDYYELNNLEPNVTIDAKGAIFYECDGHSTPTEIMSKMLAYLKAHNVDIKTQETVEKIKVDRDKIQEVQTDKSLYHPDEVIIASGSWSGEMAKKIGANLPLQAGKGYRIDLHRPTHIKLPAILMEAKTAMTPMNGFTRFAGTMEFSGINPTIRKERVEAIAKAAKAYYPDIDITSEEKQKAQSGLRPVSPDGLPYIGRTKHCKNVVFATGHAMMGWSLGPATGKLVAEIINEEKTSMNLDAFSPDRSFK, from the coding sequence ATGCAAAAAAATATTGTAATTATTGGCGGAGGGATTGTAGGGCTATCTTCGGCCTACTATTTACATAAGGCTGGTCACGATGTAACAGTAATTGATAAAGGCACTATTAGCGAAGGCGCCTCTTTTGTTAATGCAGGCTATATTACGCCAAGCCATATAATTCCGCTAGCTTCCCCTGGCATGATTGCAAAGGGTATAAAATGGATGTTCAATTCTTCCAGTCCGTTTTATATGAAACCTCGATGGGATGCTGACTTTTTTAAGTGGTCCTGGTATTTTCATAAATCGTCTACCAAAGAAAAAGTAACCAAAGCCATCCCTGTTATTAAAGACATCAATTTGTTGAGCAGGGATCTTTATAAGGAGATGCTTAGATCTGAAGATTTAGGCCCATTTCACCTAGAACAGAACGGACTCCTAATGCTGTACAAAACCGAAAAAGCAGGAGCGAGTGAAATGGCTGTCGCCGAAAAAGCAGCTTTTGAAGGATTGGAAGTTCGCCATCTTGATTATTATGAATTAAACAACTTGGAACCTAATGTTACCATAGATGCCAAAGGAGCTATTTTTTATGAATGTGACGGCCACAGTACCCCGACGGAAATTATGAGCAAAATGCTCGCCTATCTAAAAGCGCATAATGTGGATATAAAAACGCAGGAAACCGTTGAAAAAATTAAGGTTGATAGGGATAAGATACAAGAAGTACAAACCGATAAAAGCCTTTATCATCCAGATGAGGTAATTATAGCCTCGGGCTCCTGGAGCGGTGAAATGGCTAAAAAAATAGGGGCTAACCTTCCTCTTCAGGCAGGGAAAGGATATAGAATAGACCTACATAGGCCTACCCACATTAAATTACCGGCCATCTTGATGGAAGCCAAAACTGCAATGACCCCCATGAATGGCTTTACCCGATTTGCAGGGACGATGGAATTTTCAGGGATTAATCCAACCATCCGAAAGGAACGTGTAGAAGCTATTGCAAAAGCCGCCAAAGCGTATTATCCAGATATCGACATTACTTCCGAAGAAAAACAAAAAGCACAAAGTGGCCTACGCCCTGTCTCCCCAGATGGGCTGCCCTACATTGGCCGAACCAAACATTGTAAGAATGTTGTTTTTGCCACAGGACATGCCATGATGGGTTGGAGCTTAGGACCAGCGACCGGAAAACTGGTTGCAGAAATTATTAATGAAGAAAAAACTTCTATGAATTTAGACGCCTTTAGCCCCGATAGAAGCTTTAAATAA
- a CDS encoding DUF4230 domain-containing protein, which produces MNDLVEILIGLLLGGLGTYWLVSIFWKRRSSESTEKQSIILLEKIRNVYKLVTVEGEFAEIYQYENVRERFLKLISSKKKALLIINAKVNVGFDLKKIQMHADPESKIIILSSFPEPEVLSIEPDVKYYDIQEGLFNWFRSEDLSAINSEAKEHILKKIPDSGLLESAKKEALDAVLMIENMVQAIGWKLDYKALEINLIPEKEVPTPKMVKKEQ; this is translated from the coding sequence ATGAATGATCTTGTTGAAATACTTATTGGGTTATTACTTGGTGGTTTGGGCACTTATTGGTTGGTTTCAATTTTTTGGAAACGACGCTCTTCAGAAAGTACCGAAAAACAATCCATTATCCTTTTAGAAAAGATTCGGAACGTATATAAGTTGGTTACCGTCGAAGGCGAATTTGCTGAAATATATCAATATGAAAACGTACGGGAGCGCTTTTTAAAACTCATTAGTAGTAAAAAGAAGGCCCTACTTATCATCAATGCAAAAGTAAACGTAGGGTTCGATTTAAAGAAAATCCAGATGCATGCCGACCCCGAATCAAAAATAATTATACTTTCCTCCTTTCCAGAACCCGAGGTCTTGAGCATAGAGCCAGATGTAAAATACTACGACATTCAAGAAGGACTTTTCAACTGGTTTCGTTCTGAAGATCTTTCTGCCATAAATAGCGAAGCTAAAGAACATATTTTAAAAAAAATTCCGGACAGCGGTCTTTTGGAATCTGCTAAAAAAGAAGCTTTGGATGCTGTTTTAATGATCGAAAACATGGTGCAGGCAATTGGTTGGAAACTCGATTACAAGGCTTTGGAAATTAATTTGATACCAGAAAAGGAAGTGCCTACACCTAAGATGGTTAAAAAGGAACAATAA
- a CDS encoding cyclase family protein has translation MKTSIQHKNKNLEIDLANPLDISIALRGDVTNPTAWYVQQPEISPVKDGDFTGSVKAGASTNFNNICFNPHAHGTHTECVGHITEKFYSINDCLKQFFFLAEVITVHPQKLNDDYVITKNQVKSALRNKEVGALVIRTLPNTLDKTTKQYSHTNPPYLLEETAIFIRECGIKHLLIDLPSVDKEKDEGGLLAHKAFWDFYKEKRTDATITEFIYVPSHILDGSYILNLQIASFVNDASPSKPILYKILNN, from the coding sequence ATGAAAACCAGTATTCAACATAAAAATAAAAATCTCGAAATTGACCTTGCCAATCCTTTGGATATTTCCATAGCTTTAAGGGGAGATGTTACCAATCCCACCGCTTGGTATGTACAACAACCTGAAATTTCTCCGGTTAAAGACGGAGATTTTACTGGCAGTGTAAAAGCGGGGGCATCTACCAATTTTAATAATATTTGTTTTAATCCACATGCACATGGAACGCATACCGAATGTGTAGGTCATATTACCGAAAAGTTCTACAGTATAAACGATTGCTTAAAACAGTTTTTCTTTCTTGCGGAAGTAATTACAGTACACCCACAAAAATTAAATGATGATTATGTAATCACCAAAAATCAAGTAAAATCGGCGTTACGTAATAAGGAGGTAGGGGCTTTAGTAATTAGAACGTTACCAAACACCTTGGATAAAACCACCAAACAATATTCCCATACCAATCCGCCTTATCTTTTGGAAGAAACGGCTATCTTTATAAGGGAATGTGGAATAAAACACCTTTTAATCGATTTACCCTCTGTGGACAAAGAAAAAGACGAAGGCGGGTTGCTAGCCCATAAAGCGTTTTGGGATTTCTACAAAGAAAAAAGAACCGATGCCACCATTACAGAATTTATTTATGTTCCAAGTCATATTTTAGATGGCAGCTATATTTTAAACTTACAAATTGCTTCTTTTGTTAACGATGCTTCTCCCAGCAAACCTATTTTGTATAAAATTTTAAACAATTGA
- a CDS encoding DUF4260 domain-containing protein translates to MKTSLKIEEFFMMLLGMFLFSKLSLSWWWFLGLFFAPDLGMIGYVFSEKTGAFTYNLLHHKGVTLILYFMGAVINSEILLFIGILLFAHASFDRMFGYGLKYSDDFKNTHLGKIGKHE, encoded by the coding sequence TTGAAAACAAGCTTGAAAATTGAGGAGTTTTTTATGATGCTTTTAGGGATGTTCCTATTTAGCAAACTATCGTTAAGTTGGTGGTGGTTTTTGGGATTGTTTTTTGCTCCAGACCTCGGGATGATTGGGTACGTTTTTTCTGAAAAAACTGGAGCTTTCACATATAATTTATTACATCATAAGGGAGTAACCTTAATTTTGTATTTTATGGGGGCTGTTATAAATAGCGAAATACTTTTGTTTATTGGGATCCTTTTATTTGCCCACGCTAGTTTTGATAGAATGTTTGGATACGGGTTAAAATACAGCGATGATTTTAAAAACACACACTTAGGAAAGATAGGGAAGCATGAATGA
- the rpsU gene encoding 30S ribosomal protein S21 translates to MLKTVVKEGESIERALKRYKRKFRNTKVLQQLRDRQQYTKPSEERRQIKQKAAYKEQYLRDQEE, encoded by the coding sequence ATGTTAAAAACTGTAGTAAAAGAAGGAGAGAGTATTGAAAGAGCGTTAAAGCGCTATAAAAGAAAATTTAGAAATACTAAAGTGCTTCAACAACTTAGAGATAGACAGCAATACACAAAACCTTCAGAAGAAAGGCGTCAAATAAAACAAAAAGCGGCTTACAAAGAGCAATACCTAAGAGACCAAGAAGAATAA
- the hemW gene encoding radical SAM family heme chaperone HemW: MAGIYLHIPFCKQACFYCDFHFSTSFKKKNEIVQALAKEMILRKDEVDEAIETIYFGGGTPSVLNVGEIKFLIDTIYNHFEVIPDPEITLEANPDDLSKEKIITLAESRVNRLSIGIQSFFDDDLKLMNRAHSAKEAIHSLEIATRYFNNISIDLIYGVQHMTPEKWKKNIQKALSFNVPHISSYALTVEPKTALASFIEKGIIDDVDDALAQEHFDILVDTLTANNFIHYELSNFGKEGFFSKNNTAYWLGKKYLGIGPSAHSFDGDNRSWNVSNNSRYLKLISEDVLPNEIEVLSKTDRYNEAVMTGLRTVWGVSLERVAREHGSNYKKYLLQQAEKYLNEGLLSLKTNEKETILITTKKGKFLADGIASDLFMLNLK, encoded by the coding sequence ATGGCTGGAATATACCTTCATATCCCTTTTTGCAAACAAGCTTGTTTTTATTGTGACTTTCATTTTTCAACTTCTTTTAAAAAGAAAAATGAGATAGTACAGGCGTTGGCCAAAGAGATGATTTTAAGAAAAGATGAAGTAGATGAAGCCATCGAGACTATTTATTTTGGCGGTGGAACACCCAGCGTGCTTAACGTGGGGGAAATTAAGTTTTTAATAGATACCATTTACAATCATTTTGAGGTCATACCCGATCCAGAAATTACCTTAGAAGCAAACCCAGACGACCTTAGCAAAGAAAAAATCATTACTTTGGCAGAATCTCGGGTAAATAGGTTGAGTATTGGCATTCAGTCTTTCTTCGATGATGATTTAAAATTAATGAACAGGGCACATAGCGCCAAAGAAGCGATTCATTCCCTTGAAATAGCAACACGGTACTTCAATAATATTTCCATCGATCTTATTTATGGTGTTCAACATATGACACCCGAGAAATGGAAAAAGAACATCCAAAAAGCACTTTCTTTTAATGTTCCGCACATCTCTAGTTATGCCTTAACTGTAGAGCCAAAAACCGCTTTGGCAAGTTTTATAGAAAAAGGCATTATAGACGATGTAGACGATGCGCTGGCACAAGAGCATTTCGATATTTTGGTTGATACTTTAACCGCCAACAATTTCATTCATTATGAGCTTTCCAATTTTGGAAAAGAAGGTTTTTTTAGTAAAAACAACACAGCCTATTGGTTGGGGAAAAAATATCTTGGAATCGGCCCTTCTGCACATAGTTTCGATGGAGATAACCGCAGTTGGAACGTAAGTAACAACTCTAGATATTTAAAATTGATTTCTGAAGATGTTTTGCCCAATGAAATAGAGGTGTTGAGTAAAACAGATCGTTACAACGAAGCTGTAATGACAGGTTTGCGAACCGTTTGGGGGGTTTCTCTGGAAAGAGTTGCCCGAGAACATGGATCAAATTATAAGAAATACTTACTTCAGCAAGCAGAAAAGTATTTAAATGAAGGACTTTTATCGTTAAAAACCAATGAGAAGGAAACGATACTTATAACCACCAAAAAGGGGAAATTCTTGGCAGATGGAATCGCATCCGATCTTTTTATGTTAAATTTAAAGTGA
- a CDS encoding MutS-related protein produces the protein MKNPQQYYTEKISIFQQDLTAVKKTLTTLSVFRLLVFLGLVAILYFFWENTIILVPSILVSFVLFIGLVSKYSDFKYKKNKILERIKINRTELKVLEKDFHFLEEGKSFSNYTHDFSHDIDLFGKGSFFQYSNRTATEAGRKHLASLYLENNPADISKKQQAIKELAEKIEWRHDFSATAAQVKTEVPAENIAKWLKSHHPIIKKKWTWLPYVFSICSLLIFTLAYLNVISSSLIIYWFFIGLTVSGIKVKKINHLSENTSKTQDTFQQYHQLIAKIENTTFSSELLKEKQQIILGKNESTSQILRRFSKRLDALEQRGNLLIAVPGNAFFLLDRFNTYRIEKWIAAHKNEVEKWFTIIAFFDAYNSLGNFAYNHPKYAFPKINKDRNTIKATRLGHPLIDENKLVYNDFDIRKEQFFVITGANMAGKSTFLRTVSLHIVMANCGLPVCASSSEYSPIKLITSMRTADSLTDDASYFYAELKRLKLIVDKIKTDSYFVVLDEILKGTNSKDKAIGSRKFVEKLSASKSTGIIATHDLSLCEVAKENKAVKNYFFEAFINGKELTFDYKFKEGICENMNASFLLKNMGIV, from the coding sequence ATGAAAAATCCGCAACAATACTATACTGAAAAAATTTCAATTTTTCAGCAAGACTTAACGGCAGTCAAAAAAACACTTACCACACTTAGTGTTTTTAGGCTGCTTGTTTTTTTAGGTCTGGTCGCAATCCTTTATTTTTTCTGGGAAAACACCATAATTTTGGTGCCCAGCATTCTTGTATCCTTTGTTCTATTTATTGGTTTGGTTTCTAAATACAGTGACTTTAAGTACAAGAAAAACAAAATTCTAGAACGGATAAAGATCAACAGAACTGAATTAAAAGTGCTTGAAAAAGATTTTCACTTTCTTGAAGAGGGAAAGTCGTTCTCCAATTATACCCATGATTTTAGTCACGACATTGATCTCTTTGGCAAGGGTAGCTTCTTTCAATACAGCAATAGAACCGCCACTGAAGCCGGTAGAAAACACCTCGCTTCCCTTTACCTTGAAAACAATCCCGCAGATATCTCAAAAAAACAGCAAGCCATTAAGGAGCTTGCAGAAAAAATTGAATGGAGACATGATTTTAGTGCCACTGCAGCACAAGTAAAAACGGAAGTCCCAGCAGAAAACATTGCTAAATGGTTAAAAAGTCACCATCCCATAATAAAAAAGAAATGGACGTGGCTACCTTATGTTTTTTCTATCTGCTCCTTATTAATTTTTACATTGGCATATCTCAATGTAATTTCAAGTTCACTTATTATTTATTGGTTTTTTATCGGTCTCACCGTTTCTGGTATTAAGGTTAAAAAAATTAATCACCTTTCTGAAAACACCTCTAAAACACAAGATACTTTTCAGCAATACCACCAGTTGATCGCTAAAATTGAAAATACAACCTTCAGTAGCGAATTGCTTAAAGAAAAGCAGCAAATTATTTTAGGAAAGAACGAATCTACTTCTCAAATATTAAGAAGGTTTTCAAAGAGGCTCGACGCTTTGGAGCAACGGGGAAATTTATTGATTGCCGTCCCTGGAAATGCCTTTTTTCTTTTGGATAGGTTTAATACGTACCGCATTGAAAAATGGATCGCTGCCCACAAAAATGAAGTGGAGAAATGGTTTACGATAATTGCTTTTTTTGATGCCTATAATTCCCTCGGAAATTTTGCATACAACCATCCTAAATATGCCTTTCCTAAAATAAATAAAGACCGAAATACCATAAAGGCAACAAGGCTGGGCCACCCACTAATTGATGAAAATAAGTTGGTATATAACGATTTTGACATACGAAAGGAACAGTTTTTTGTAATTACAGGAGCCAATATGGCCGGTAAAAGTACTTTTTTACGTACCGTATCCTTACATATTGTTATGGCCAATTGTGGTTTGCCAGTTTGCGCTTCTTCCAGCGAATACAGTCCTATTAAATTGATAACAAGCATGCGTACCGCTGATTCTCTCACCGATGACGCTTCTTATTTTTATGCTGAACTGAAACGGCTTAAACTCATTGTAGATAAAATAAAAACAGACTCTTATTTTGTGGTCCTCGATGAAATACTAAAAGGCACCAATAGTAAGGACAAAGCTATAGGCTCCCGAAAGTTTGTGGAAAAATTATCAGCTTCCAAATCTACGGGCATTATTGCTACCCACGACTTGAGTTTATGCGAAGTTGCCAAAGAAAATAAGGCTGTTAAAAATTACTTTTTTGAAGCTTTTATTAATGGAAAGGAACTTACTTTCGATTATAAGTTTAAAGAAGGTATTTGCGAAAATATGAATGCTTCTTTCTTGCTAAAAAATATGGGAATTGTATAA
- the tyrS gene encoding tyrosine--tRNA ligase: protein MTTNLVEELRWRGMVHDMMPGTEEQLTKEMTTAYIGFDPTSDSLHIGSLVPIILLVHLYKAGHRPIALVGGATGMIGDPSGKSDERNLLDEATLAKNVAGIRAVLSKYLDFNADTKNAPILVNNYDWMKDFSFIEFARDVGKRITVNYMMSKDSVKKRLSADSGVGMSFTEFTYQLIQGYDFYHLHREYGCMLQMGGSDQWGNITTGTELVRRMNVDAEGNEPAKAFALTCPLITKADGSKFGKSEGGNVWLDADKTSPYKFYQFWLNTSDEDAEKYIKIFTFLDKATIDALVEEHKEAPHMRLLQKRLAEEVTTFVHSKEEYDNAVKASNILFGGSAEDLKQLNEKTFLDVFEGVPQAEVERTHIENGLDVIGALAAQTGFLKSNGEARRALKENSISVNREKVTEDYSITTTDLINNKFVLLQRGKKNYFLIRTV, encoded by the coding sequence ATGACCACAAATTTGGTAGAAGAATTACGTTGGAGAGGCATGGTGCACGACATGATGCCTGGAACCGAAGAGCAACTTACTAAAGAAATGACTACAGCCTATATTGGTTTTGATCCTACTTCCGATTCGTTGCATATTGGTAGTTTGGTGCCCATAATTCTATTGGTTCACCTCTATAAAGCAGGTCATAGGCCCATTGCATTGGTAGGAGGGGCTACCGGAATGATTGGGGATCCTTCAGGAAAATCAGATGAACGAAATTTGTTGGACGAAGCAACTTTAGCGAAAAATGTAGCAGGGATAAGAGCCGTGCTTTCCAAGTATCTAGATTTTAATGCAGATACTAAAAACGCTCCAATCTTGGTAAATAATTACGATTGGATGAAAGACTTTTCATTTATTGAATTTGCCAGGGACGTAGGGAAACGTATTACCGTAAATTATATGATGTCTAAAGATTCTGTAAAGAAACGCTTAAGTGCCGATTCTGGAGTGGGAATGTCTTTTACAGAATTTACCTACCAATTAATTCAAGGATACGACTTTTACCATTTGCATAGAGAATACGGTTGTATGTTGCAAATGGGCGGTAGCGACCAGTGGGGAAATATTACCACAGGGACAGAATTGGTAAGACGTATGAATGTAGATGCTGAAGGAAACGAACCTGCCAAAGCATTTGCGCTTACTTGTCCGCTTATTACAAAAGCCGACGGCTCCAAATTTGGGAAATCGGAAGGTGGAAACGTCTGGCTGGATGCCGATAAGACGTCTCCTTATAAGTTTTATCAATTTTGGTTAAACACTTCTGATGAAGATGCCGAGAAGTATATTAAAATATTTACTTTTTTAGATAAAGCAACCATAGATGCACTTGTTGAAGAGCATAAAGAAGCTCCACATATGCGCTTGTTACAAAAGAGATTAGCAGAAGAAGTAACCACTTTCGTACATTCCAAAGAAGAATATGATAATGCGGTAAAGGCATCTAACATTCTATTTGGTGGTTCTGCTGAAGATTTAAAACAGCTCAATGAGAAAACATTTCTAGATGTATTTGAAGGAGTTCCCCAAGCGGAAGTTGAACGAACACATATTGAAAATGGACTTGATGTTATTGGAGCCTTGGCAGCCCAAACAGGTTTTTTAAAATCTAATGGCGAGGCAAGAAGGGCCCTTAAGGAAAATTCCATTTCCGTTAATCGCGAAAAAGTTACCGAAGATTATTCAATAACAACAACAGATCTTATAAATAATAAGTTTGTATTGCTGCAACGGGGTAAGAAAAACTATTTTTTAATTCGAACGGTTTAA